CCAGAATCTGTGACTTCGACACTCCCAGATTCTCTCGGCTGGGAGCGCTTTGGCGTCGTTATGCAGGTGCAACTCCTGAGTTTTTACGCAGCTATCAATTCGTTAAACCCGCCCTTTGTACTTAAGGGGCGGGTTTAATGAATTAGACGATGATGTAGGTTTTTTAAATCTCTGTAGTTTAATTGATAACGGTAGTGGTGGCGACCATATCGCTTGGGGTTACGGTGTAGGTTTTGGCGCCACGGGTATCACCGATTTGGAAGCTGTAGGTTGCGACGCTGGTGCTGGCGTTCTTAATCAGGATCTCGGCCTTAGCACAGCCAGCACTGACACCTTCGAGAGCGGTAAGGGTGGCTTTTGTTTCAGACGCGTTATTCACATATGTCTGGCTGTCAATCTGTTTCGTTGCCAACGCGGTCTGAATGCTCTTGGCGCAGGCCTGAGCGCCGGTATCGTACGCACGCTTCTGGGCGCCTAGCAGGTTGGGGATCAGCACCGCCGCCAGAATGCCGATGATGGCGATCACGATCAGCAGTTCGATCAGGGTGAAGCCTTGGGTTCCGTTCTTCATGGTG
The nucleotide sequence above comes from Deinococcus aerophilus. Encoded proteins:
- a CDS encoding type IV pilin protein, coding for MKNGTQGFTLIELLIVIAIIGILAAVLIPNLLGAQKRAYDTGAQACAKSIQTALATKQIDSQTYVNNASETKATLTALEGVSAGCAKAEILIKNASTSVATYSFQIGDTRGAKTYTVTPSDMVATTTVIN